A single window of Methanoculleus oceani DNA harbors:
- a CDS encoding DEAD/DEAH box helicase yields MENNITFKEFNISQKTLRAIEDMGFEEPTPIQVSTIPAILEGRDVTGQAQTGTGKTAAFGVPAIERVDPDSRETQVLVLSPTRELAIQTAEEFARLAKHHRGINILPIYGGQAIDRQFRALQRGAQVVVGTPGRVLDHLDRGTLSFAGVKFVVLDEADQMLDMGFREDIEKILDETPRNRQTVLFSATLPRPILEISKRFQKDPEFISVARKEVTVPQIEQLYLEVRSRDRLEILTRLLDMYDPELTLIFSNTKRGVDDLTTHLQARGYFAEGLHGDMKQALRDRVMAKFRAGNIDMLVATDVAARGIDVEDVDLVINYDVPQDIDYYIHRIGRTARAGRAGRAVTFVGPKEYFKLRTIQDYTRIKIARIPLPTQGDVEESRTRKLIDRVQQVINEGNLEHYANLIERIISEDYTSLEVAAALLKLELGGAGPADRGQGLPQDIGPAQGLALLRIPLGREHQIRPKDIVGALAGETGIPGSAIGAINIYDTYSTVDVPLDAADRVIEGMKGKTIARVRLTRPIEIVGAPGGNASPGGR; encoded by the coding sequence ATGGAGAACAATATCACCTTTAAGGAATTCAATATCTCGCAAAAGACGCTCCGTGCAATAGAAGATATGGGCTTTGAGGAGCCCACGCCCATCCAGGTCAGCACAATACCGGCGATACTCGAAGGACGCGACGTGACCGGCCAGGCCCAGACAGGGACCGGGAAGACGGCGGCGTTCGGCGTCCCGGCGATCGAGCGTGTCGACCCCGATAGCCGGGAGACACAGGTCCTCGTCCTCTCCCCCACCCGGGAACTTGCCATCCAGACAGCCGAGGAGTTTGCCCGCCTGGCGAAACACCACCGGGGCATCAACATCCTCCCGATCTACGGCGGCCAGGCGATCGATCGGCAGTTCAGGGCACTGCAACGCGGCGCTCAGGTCGTCGTCGGGACCCCGGGGAGGGTGCTCGACCATCTCGACCGTGGGACCCTCTCGTTTGCCGGGGTGAAATTCGTCGTCCTCGATGAGGCCGACCAGATGCTGGATATGGGCTTTCGCGAAGACATCGAGAAGATCCTCGACGAGACCCCGCGGAACCGCCAGACGGTCCTCTTCTCGGCCACGCTCCCAAGACCGATCCTCGAGATCTCAAAGAGGTTCCAGAAGGACCCCGAGTTCATCTCGGTCGCACGCAAGGAAGTGACCGTCCCGCAGATCGAACAACTCTACCTCGAGGTGCGGAGCAGGGACAGGCTCGAGATCCTCACCCGGCTGCTCGATATGTACGATCCGGAACTGACCCTGATCTTCTCGAACACCAAACGGGGTGTCGACGACCTGACCACCCACCTCCAGGCCCGCGGTTACTTCGCCGAAGGCCTCCACGGGGACATGAAGCAGGCCCTGCGGGACCGGGTGATGGCGAAGTTCCGCGCAGGAAACATCGATATGCTCGTCGCCACCGACGTCGCCGCACGGGGTATCGACGTCGAGGACGTCGACCTGGTCATAAACTACGATGTCCCGCAGGATATCGACTATTACATCCACCGGATCGGCCGGACGGCACGCGCCGGACGAGCCGGACGGGCCGTCACGTTCGTGGGCCCGAAGGAGTACTTCAAACTCAGGACGATCCAGGACTACACCAGGATCAAGATCGCCCGCATTCCGCTGCCGACACAGGGAGACGTCGAGGAGAGCCGGACGCGGAAACTCATCGACCGGGTGCAGCAGGTCATCAACGAGGGCAACCTCGAGCACTACGCGAATCTCATCGAGCGGATCATATCCGAAGATTACACCTCGCTTGAGGTCGCGGCTGCCCTCCTGAAACTGGAACTTGGCGGGGCCGGCCCGGCCGACAGGGGCCAGGGTCTGCCGCAGGATATCGGGCCGGCCCAGGGGTTGGCTCTCCTCAGGATCCCGCTCGGGAGAGAGCACCAGATCAGGCCGAAGGATATCGTCGGAGCACTCGCGGGCGAGACCGGGATTCCCGGCAGCGCCATCGGTGCGATCAACATCTACGATACCTACTCCACCGTCGACGTGCCCCTTGATGCCGCCGACCGGGTCATCGAAGGGATGAAAGGAAAGACCATCGCAAGGGTCAGGCTGACCCGGCCGATCGAGATCGTCGGAGCGCCGGGGGGCAACGCGTCTCCGGGCGGGCGGTAA
- a CDS encoding glycosyltransferase yields the protein MLYLVSFHKPTEGRSAMAYMDGITCICDNGRTLEDHRPIVGDDVISGIYRKAASLQGKRVLHVNSTYQSGGVAEMIISLVPLMNDVGIKTQWNILNGDGDFFAITKNFHNALQGQAIAFSDEEKGLYLRTNEFFSGQMKIDHDLVVIHDPQPLPLIRFYQKTQPWVWRCHVDLSNPNADLWEFLKDFVRDYDRMVISHEEYRRRGMAMEQWICRPAIDPLSEKNRDLSDAEIAGLLAKYGVPTDKPLITQISRFDKWKDPEGVVDVFARVREHVDCRLVLCGSMAPDDPEGWAIYRQVEEKARAFIESGDVILITAEDHLLVNALQRASCVILQKSLREGFGLTVTEGLWKGQPVIASRVGGIPLQIEDGETGFLLEPTDTDGFAWRIRQVLENPELRERLGRAGKEHVRQHFLITRLLTDYLDMLNAELAVQNT from the coding sequence ATGCTGTACCTGGTAAGTTTCCACAAACCTACCGAGGGGAGATCTGCAATGGCGTACATGGACGGAATAACCTGCATATGCGACAACGGCCGGACGCTCGAGGACCACCGGCCCATCGTCGGCGACGATGTCATCTCCGGGATCTACCGCAAGGCGGCGAGCCTTCAGGGGAAGCGTGTCCTCCACGTGAACTCGACCTACCAGAGCGGTGGTGTAGCGGAGATGATCATCTCGCTGGTTCCGCTCATGAACGACGTCGGGATCAAGACCCAGTGGAACATCTTAAACGGCGACGGCGACTTCTTCGCCATCACCAAGAACTTCCATAACGCGCTCCAGGGGCAGGCGATCGCGTTCTCGGATGAAGAGAAGGGACTCTATCTCAGGACGAACGAGTTCTTCTCCGGGCAGATGAAGATCGACCACGACCTGGTGGTCATCCACGACCCGCAGCCCCTGCCACTGATCCGGTTCTACCAGAAGACCCAGCCCTGGGTCTGGCGGTGCCACGTCGACCTCTCGAACCCGAACGCGGATCTCTGGGAGTTCCTCAAAGACTTCGTCCGGGACTATGACCGGATGGTCATCTCACACGAAGAGTACCGGCGCAGGGGGATGGCGATGGAGCAGTGGATCTGCCGGCCGGCGATCGACCCGCTCTCGGAGAAGAACCGCGACCTCTCCGACGCAGAGATCGCAGGTCTTCTCGCGAAGTACGGCGTACCGACCGACAAACCGCTGATCACCCAGATCTCGCGGTTCGACAAGTGGAAGGACCCCGAAGGCGTCGTCGACGTCTTTGCCAGGGTACGCGAGCACGTCGACTGCAGACTGGTCCTCTGCGGGAGCATGGCCCCCGACGACCCCGAAGGCTGGGCAATCTACCGGCAGGTCGAGGAGAAGGCCCGGGCCTTCATCGAGTCCGGCGACGTCATCCTGATCACCGCCGAGGATCACCTGCTGGTCAACGCCCTGCAGCGCGCCTCGTGCGTCATCCTCCAGAAATCGCTCCGCGAGGGGTTCGGCCTGACCGTCACCGAGGGACTCTGGAAGGGGCAGCCGGTCATCGCATCCCGTGTCGGGGGCATACCGCTCCAGATAGAGGACGGCGAAACCGGGTTCCTCCTCGAACCGACCGATACCGACGGGTTTGCCTGGAGGATCCGGCAGGTCCTCGAGAACCCGGAGCTCAGGGAGCGGCTCGGGCGGGCCGGTAAAGAGCATGTCCGGCAGCACTTCCTGATCACCCGTCTCCTCACCGACTACCTGGACATGCTCAACGCCGAGCTCGCTGTCCAGAATACCTGA
- a CDS encoding FkbM family methyltransferase has protein sequence MYPKDVPGSPPPVTTHDGVTFRRMPPGADAVYVVGEYRFDDIRPEDVVLDLGANVGAFCIRAARRSQRVLAVEPILTEALRENVRTNGAGVTVVDGALGDGSVGRITWGGETVTVTTHTLGEIAAMAGGCDFLKCDCEGAEWSIRPGDLDGVRRIEMELHVPPIGGPMNRALLDYIGEHYDFEIERTPGYDVKGVMGVLHAVRKNGR, from the coding sequence ATGTACCCAAAAGACGTTCCGGGCTCCCCGCCCCCGGTCACCACCCACGACGGCGTAACCTTCAGGAGGATGCCGCCGGGGGCCGACGCCGTCTACGTCGTCGGCGAGTACCGGTTCGACGACATCCGGCCGGAGGACGTCGTCCTGGATCTCGGGGCCAACGTGGGCGCTTTCTGCATCCGTGCCGCCCGGCGATCGCAGCGCGTGCTGGCCGTCGAACCCATCCTCACGGAGGCTCTCCGGGAGAATGTCAGGACAAACGGCGCCGGCGTCACGGTGGTGGACGGGGCGCTCGGCGACGGGAGCGTGGGGCGGATAACCTGGGGAGGCGAGACCGTCACCGTGACGACTCACACCCTCGGGGAGATCGCCGCCATGGCCGGAGGATGCGACTTCCTGAAGTGCGACTGCGAGGGGGCGGAATGGTCTATCCGGCCCGGAGATCTCGACGGAGTGCGGCGCATCGAGATGGAACTTCACGTGCCCCCGATCGGGGGGCCGATGAACAGGGCGCTCCTCGACTACATCGGAGAGCACTACGATTTCGAGATCGAACGGACACCCGGTTACGACGTGAAGGGCGTGATGGGAGTCCTGCACGCCGTCCGGAAGAACGGCAGGTGA
- a CDS encoding FKBP-type peptidyl-prolyl cis-trans isomerase yields the protein MAQAKEGDTVKVHYTGKLEDGTVFDTSDERDPLEFTIGGGQIIRGFEQAVVGMEPGDIKTTTIPPEEAYGPRREDMTLTVEREQFPEEINPEPGQQLQVQQPDGRAAVVTVSDVSESTVTLDANHPLAGQPLTFDIRLVDIVAAAREQVTG from the coding sequence ATGGCACAGGCAAAGGAAGGCGATACCGTCAAGGTGCACTATACCGGAAAACTGGAAGACGGGACGGTTTTTGATACATCGGACGAACGAGACCCCCTGGAGTTCACCATCGGCGGGGGGCAGATCATCCGGGGGTTCGAACAGGCCGTGGTCGGCATGGAACCGGGCGATATAAAGACCACCACTATCCCGCCAGAAGAAGCGTACGGGCCACGCCGTGAGGACATGACGCTTACGGTGGAGCGGGAACAGTTCCCCGAGGAGATCAACCCCGAACCGGGCCAGCAACTTCAGGTCCAGCAGCCGGACGGCAGGGCGGCCGTCGTCACCGTCAGCGACGTCTCGGAATCGACCGTGACGCTGGACGCGAACCACCCCCTGGCCGGCCAGCCCCTGACATTCGATATCCGGCTCGTGGATATCGTCGCCGCTGCACGGGAACAGGTAACCGGGTAA
- the polX gene encoding DNA polymerase/3'-5' exonuclease PolX — protein sequence MESLSRVTNIEVAAILYEVADLLEIKGVRFKPQAYRRAAQAVETLPEDIGMVAREERLDEVPGVGRGIAGKIREIVETGSLAYLTSLREELPEGVQHLTRLEGIGPKKAIALSRELGIRTVDDLEAKALAGRIRDLPGFGEKTEQNILASIRVSRTAKERRLLGYILPVARDIERRLSSLSTVGQVSLAGSIRRRKETIGDVDILATSMRPEKVMEVFATLPGVERVLVRGTTKTSVVLATGIQVDLRVVEDRHFGAALQYFTGSKEHNIALRKLAIARNWRLNEYGLVDLASGRTVAGETEAEVYQALGLAWIEPELREDRGEIEAARIGNLPDLVGYDSIKGDLHVHTRWSEGAHSIEEMAEAARALGYEYIAICDHAESLHIARGLSPGRLADQVHEIERINRESDGDFTILSGTECNIGMDGSVDLPDSILADLDVVVASVHSGFKQSEGEMTERVLTAMQNEHVDIIGHPTGRILLSREPYRIDLGAIFDAAASLGVSMEINAFPSRLDLSDVNCLSAREAGVRFSLGSDAHSRENLRYMEFGVATARRGWLSADEIVNTRPLPELKGLLRS from the coding sequence ATGGAGAGTCTTTCACGGGTGACCAACATCGAGGTCGCGGCGATCCTCTACGAGGTCGCCGATCTGCTCGAGATCAAGGGCGTCCGGTTCAAACCGCAGGCATACCGGCGGGCGGCGCAGGCAGTCGAGACCCTGCCGGAAGATATCGGCATGGTCGCAAGGGAGGAGCGCCTCGACGAGGTTCCGGGGGTCGGCAGGGGTATCGCCGGAAAGATCCGCGAGATCGTCGAGACCGGCAGCCTCGCGTATCTCACCTCCTTACGCGAGGAACTCCCGGAGGGCGTGCAGCACCTGACCCGGCTGGAGGGGATCGGGCCGAAGAAGGCGATCGCCCTCTCCCGGGAACTCGGCATCCGGACCGTCGACGACCTGGAGGCGAAGGCGTTGGCCGGCCGGATCCGCGACCTCCCGGGGTTCGGGGAGAAGACCGAGCAGAACATCCTCGCGAGCATCCGGGTGAGCAGGACCGCAAAAGAGCGCCGCCTTCTCGGATACATCCTGCCCGTCGCCCGGGATATCGAACGGCGCCTCTCGTCGCTTTCCACCGTCGGGCAGGTGAGCCTTGCCGGCTCGATACGCCGCAGGAAGGAGACGATCGGGGATGTCGACATCCTCGCGACCTCAATGCGTCCCGAGAAGGTGATGGAGGTCTTTGCCACCCTCCCCGGGGTCGAGCGGGTTCTCGTCCGGGGGACGACGAAGACCTCGGTGGTGCTCGCGACCGGGATCCAGGTCGACCTCCGGGTGGTGGAGGACAGGCACTTCGGGGCCGCCCTCCAGTATTTCACGGGGTCGAAGGAGCACAATATCGCCCTCCGGAAGCTCGCAATCGCGAGGAACTGGCGATTGAACGAGTACGGGCTTGTCGACCTCGCAAGCGGCAGGACGGTCGCAGGGGAGACGGAGGCGGAGGTCTACCAGGCCCTCGGTCTCGCCTGGATCGAGCCGGAACTCCGGGAGGACCGGGGCGAGATCGAGGCCGCCCGGATCGGAAACCTGCCCGATCTCGTCGGCTACGACTCGATCAAAGGAGACCTCCACGTCCATACGCGCTGGAGCGAGGGCGCCCATTCCATCGAGGAGATGGCGGAGGCGGCGAGGGCGCTCGGCTACGAGTACATCGCCATCTGCGACCATGCGGAGAGCCTCCATATCGCCCGCGGCCTCTCCCCCGGGCGTCTGGCCGACCAGGTGCACGAGATCGAGCGGATCAACCGGGAGAGCGACGGCGACTTCACCATTCTCTCCGGTACCGAGTGCAACATCGGCATGGACGGCAGCGTCGACCTCCCGGACAGCATCCTCGCCGACCTCGACGTGGTGGTCGCGAGCGTTCACTCCGGGTTCAAGCAGTCCGAGGGGGAGATGACCGAACGGGTGCTCACGGCGATGCAGAACGAGCACGTCGACATCATCGGCCACCCGACGGGACGGATCCTCCTCTCGCGGGAGCCCTACCGGATCGATCTCGGCGCGATCTTTGATGCCGCGGCATCGCTCGGCGTCTCGATGGAGATCAACGCATTCCCGTCCCGGCTGGACCTCTCCGACGTCAACTGCCTCTCGGCCCGCGAAGCGGGCGTCCGGTTCTCGCTCGGATCGGACGCGCACAGCCGGGAGAATCTCCGGTATATGGAGTTCGGCGTCGCGACAGCCCGGCGGGGATGGCTCTCGGCGGACGAGATCGTCAATACCCGCCCGCTTCCGGAGTTAAAGGGGTTACTGAGGTCTTAG
- a CDS encoding ATP-dependent DNA ligase, protein MTFATLASCFERLEATSSRNEMIALLARLLAGVPPDEIGIVCYFVLGEIGPGYSEVNLGIGERTAAAAIALAAGTDPASVEAAARELGDYGDVAVRLIAAPAGEPLSVADVHRTLSRIAGASGPGSADRKVGLLAGLIAAATPRERRYLSRLAAGEMRLGVGDMTILDALAEAFLGSKAQRPSLEHAYNISSDIGHVARTLREEGLPGVRAISVTLHKPIRPMLTQRVARISEILERIGSPVIAVEEKYDGERIQAHKDGDDVTLFSRRLTDVTGQYPDIVRHVRQHVTADTAILDGEAVAFDHETGTYRPFQTLMRRRRKYRVSEVAGEIPATYRVFDLLYVNGDSYLYRSYPDRRARLEEILGRDKHISPADRIVTGDTDGITEFYLACIERGLEGVVCKSCAEDSFYRAGAREWQWIKWKSDYVPDLSDTLDLVIVGASAGRGKRAGTYGSVLCAAYNHEDDLFQTVCGMGTGFSDVDLSDLPRRLAGARVDRQPARLMVNPQAAPDFWFAPRHVVEVLGLEITESPDHTCNWDPERRRGLALRFPRFVRWRDEKSPEQATTAAEVAAMFRRQREV, encoded by the coding sequence GTGACATTCGCAACCCTCGCCTCATGTTTCGAGCGGCTCGAGGCGACATCGTCCCGGAACGAGATGATCGCGCTTCTCGCCCGGCTGCTGGCCGGGGTGCCGCCGGACGAGATCGGGATCGTCTGCTACTTTGTTCTCGGGGAGATCGGGCCCGGGTACAGCGAGGTGAACCTGGGCATCGGGGAACGGACCGCGGCGGCAGCGATCGCCCTTGCGGCCGGCACCGATCCCGCGTCGGTCGAGGCGGCGGCGCGGGAACTCGGCGATTACGGCGACGTAGCCGTCCGGCTGATCGCGGCCCCGGCCGGAGAACCGCTCTCGGTCGCCGACGTCCACCGGACCCTCTCCCGGATCGCCGGCGCGTCCGGTCCGGGTTCGGCCGACCGGAAGGTGGGGCTTCTCGCGGGGCTGATCGCCGCCGCCACGCCCCGGGAACGGCGCTACCTCTCGCGCCTCGCCGCCGGGGAGATGCGGCTCGGCGTCGGGGATATGACCATACTCGATGCGCTGGCGGAGGCGTTTCTGGGTTCGAAAGCACAGCGCCCGTCCCTCGAGCACGCCTACAACATATCCTCCGATATCGGCCACGTGGCCCGGACGCTCCGGGAGGAGGGCCTTCCCGGGGTCCGGGCGATCTCCGTCACCCTTCATAAGCCCATCCGGCCGATGCTCACCCAGCGCGTCGCCCGGATATCAGAGATCCTCGAGCGGATCGGCTCCCCCGTCATCGCCGTCGAGGAGAAGTACGACGGCGAACGGATCCAGGCGCACAAGGACGGCGACGACGTCACCCTGTTCTCGCGGCGGCTGACCGACGTCACCGGCCAGTACCCCGATATCGTCCGCCACGTCCGGCAGCATGTTACGGCCGATACGGCGATCCTCGACGGCGAGGCGGTCGCGTTCGACCACGAGACCGGCACCTACCGTCCTTTCCAGACGCTGATGCGGCGGCGCCGGAAATACCGGGTCAGCGAGGTCGCCGGCGAGATCCCCGCAACCTACCGGGTCTTCGACCTCCTCTACGTAAACGGCGATTCCTATCTCTACCGGAGTTACCCCGACCGGCGGGCGAGGCTCGAGGAGATCCTCGGCCGGGATAAACACATCTCTCCCGCAGACCGCATCGTAACGGGGGATACCGACGGGATCACGGAGTTCTACCTCGCCTGCATCGAGCGGGGGCTTGAGGGAGTCGTCTGCAAGTCGTGCGCAGAGGACTCGTTTTACCGGGCGGGGGCGCGGGAGTGGCAGTGGATCAAGTGGAAGAGCGATTACGTCCCCGATCTATCCGATACGCTCGACCTGGTCATCGTCGGCGCCAGCGCAGGTCGGGGGAAGCGGGCCGGGACCTACGGTTCGGTCCTCTGCGCCGCCTATAACCACGAGGATGATCTCTTTCAGACGGTCTGCGGCATGGGGACGGGGTTCTCAGACGTTGACCTCTCGGACCTTCCCCGCCGGCTTGCCGGTGCGAGAGTGGACCGGCAGCCGGCGCGGTTGATGGTGAACCCGCAGGCGGCGCCCGACTTCTGGTTTGCGCCGCGTCATGTCGTCGAGGTGCTGGGGCTCGAGATCACCGAGAGCCCGGACCATACCTGCAACTGGGACCCGGAGCGGCGGCGGGGGCTGGCCCTGCGGTTCCCGAGGTTCGTGCGCTGGCGGGACGAGAAGAGCCCCGAGCAGGCGACGACGGCCGCCGAGGTCGCGGCCATGTTTCGACGGCAGCGGGAGGTGTGA
- a CDS encoding acetyl ornithine aminotransferase family protein, with translation MEPLIRVEPPGEKAREVLRRDAAIISPSTMREYPLVLQKASGVNLWDVDGNRYLDFTAGIAVMNVGWNHPKVVSAIREQAKYLSHGAFLDFCSEVPVQCAEELVGFLPEGLDRVYFSNSGAESVEAAMKLARRHTGRNYFIAFHRGFHGRTYGALSLTAGKVIQRRSFGPFLPVIHAPYPDPYHPFGGNPGTCDAAVVAYLEDTVFRTEVAPEEVAAIFVEPVLGEGGYVVPPPGFLHRLRRLCDEHGILLVADEVQSGCFRTGRFLASTHAGVTPDIVCLGKAIGGGLPFGVTVASDEVMDWPPGSHASTFGGNNLACAASLAVMDLLREEGFGDRVTARGGYLLQRLRELAERHPIVGDVRGLGLMIGIELVRDRSTKEPARAERETILRHAFEHGLVLLPAGESVIRFSPPLIMDEEDIDTGVDILDRVMEGF, from the coding sequence ATGGAACCCCTGATACGGGTCGAACCTCCGGGCGAGAAAGCCCGTGAAGTGCTCCGCCGGGACGCGGCGATCATCTCCCCGTCGACCATGCGGGAGTATCCCCTCGTGCTCCAGAAGGCGAGCGGCGTGAACCTCTGGGACGTCGATGGGAACCGCTACCTCGACTTTACGGCCGGGATCGCCGTGATGAACGTTGGCTGGAACCACCCGAAAGTCGTCTCCGCGATCAGAGAACAGGCGAAATACCTCTCGCACGGGGCGTTCCTGGACTTCTGCTCCGAAGTCCCCGTACAGTGCGCCGAAGAACTGGTCGGGTTCCTCCCGGAAGGGCTCGACCGGGTCTACTTCTCCAACTCCGGAGCGGAGAGCGTTGAAGCGGCGATGAAACTCGCCCGGCGCCACACCGGCCGGAACTACTTCATAGCGTTCCACCGAGGGTTCCATGGGCGGACCTACGGCGCTCTCAGTCTCACGGCCGGGAAGGTGATCCAGCGCCGTTCCTTCGGGCCGTTTCTGCCGGTGATCCACGCCCCCTACCCGGACCCCTACCATCCGTTCGGCGGCAATCCCGGGACCTGCGACGCCGCCGTCGTGGCTTACCTCGAGGATACGGTCTTTCGCACCGAGGTCGCGCCTGAGGAGGTCGCCGCGATCTTCGTCGAGCCCGTGCTGGGGGAAGGAGGATACGTCGTCCCGCCGCCGGGCTTTCTTCACCGGCTGCGGCGGCTCTGCGACGAGCACGGGATCCTCCTGGTGGCGGACGAGGTGCAGTCGGGGTGCTTCCGGACCGGGCGGTTCCTCGCCTCCACGCACGCCGGCGTCACCCCCGACATCGTCTGCCTGGGCAAAGCGATCGGCGGGGGGTTGCCGTTCGGCGTCACCGTCGCCTCCGATGAAGTCATGGACTGGCCGCCCGGGTCGCACGCGAGCACCTTCGGCGGCAACAACCTTGCCTGTGCCGCATCGCTCGCCGTGATGGATCTTCTCCGTGAAGAGGGGTTCGGGGACCGGGTGACAGCCAGGGGTGGGTACCTGCTGCAGCGCCTGCGCGAGCTCGCGGAACGGCACCCGATCGTCGGCGACGTCCGCGGCCTCGGGCTCATGATCGGGATAGAACTGGTCCGGGACCGGTCAACGAAGGAGCCGGCACGGGCCGAGCGGGAGACGATCCTCCGGCACGCGTTCGAGCACGGCCTTGTCCTCCTTCCCGCAGGGGAATCGGTGATCCGGTTCAGCCCTCCCCTGATCATGGACGAGGAGGATATCGATACGGGCGTCGATATCCTGGACCGGGTCATGGAGGGGTTCTGA
- a CDS encoding aldehyde dehydrogenase family protein — MQESGKVTYVSLETDESFHGDYEAALIEIEQEFGKRHPMYIGGREVTAPREFEARSPIDPGILLGIFPEGGEDHAREGIAAANEAFLDWSRRDWRERIAVVRKTAGAMEDRLFLLAALLTYEAGKTRYEALAEVGEAVDMLRYYCRVYEQNNGYVFPMRSPAPGEECRSVMRPYGAWVVISPFNFPVALAAGMITGALLTGNTVVFKPTSKTPLSGMNLYRLFVEGGVPPGAINLVTGPGGPFGEAVVAHPDVAGIAFTGSKAVGTWLQRQIATVQPYHKPVVAELGSKNPTIVTASADIAKAVEGVARAAFGFAGQKCSATSRVYVHSSVAERFLQALRDRADRMEIGDPRRREVAFGPLIDDDARLTFQKAVEEALRDGGRLVAGGEVLEGGLYGRGVYVRPTVIADLAHGHRLFTEELFVPILTVGTFETLEEALALANATDYGLTAGIFAQDPAEIGYFFDRIRFGVVYANRRGGATTGAWPGAQPFGGWKASGSTGRGVGGPHYLLSFVREQAQTRVTEPAGGE, encoded by the coding sequence ATGCAGGAGTCAGGAAAAGTCACCTATGTTTCGCTTGAAACCGACGAGAGTTTTCACGGCGATTACGAAGCCGCCCTGATCGAGATCGAGCAGGAGTTCGGGAAGCGCCATCCGATGTACATCGGCGGACGGGAGGTCACCGCCCCCCGGGAGTTCGAGGCGAGATCCCCCATCGACCCGGGCATCCTGCTCGGGATTTTTCCCGAGGGGGGAGAGGACCATGCCCGGGAGGGTATCGCCGCGGCGAACGAGGCTTTCCTCGATTGGAGCCGGCGGGACTGGCGGGAGCGGATCGCGGTCGTCAGGAAGACGGCTGGTGCAATGGAGGACCGGCTCTTTTTGCTCGCGGCCCTGCTGACCTACGAGGCGGGGAAGACCCGCTACGAGGCGCTGGCGGAGGTCGGCGAGGCGGTCGATATGCTCCGGTATTACTGCAGGGTCTACGAGCAGAACAACGGCTACGTCTTCCCCATGCGCTCCCCGGCACCCGGCGAGGAGTGCCGGAGCGTCATGCGGCCCTACGGCGCCTGGGTGGTCATCTCCCCGTTCAACTTCCCCGTCGCGCTTGCCGCGGGCATGATCACCGGTGCGCTCCTCACCGGAAACACGGTTGTCTTCAAACCGACGAGCAAGACGCCGCTCTCCGGGATGAACCTCTACCGGCTCTTCGTGGAGGGCGGGGTCCCTCCCGGTGCGATCAACCTGGTGACCGGGCCCGGCGGCCCCTTCGGCGAGGCCGTGGTTGCCCACCCGGACGTTGCCGGGATCGCGTTCACCGGCTCAAAGGCCGTGGGGACGTGGCTGCAGCGGCAGATTGCCACGGTGCAGCCCTACCACAAGCCGGTGGTGGCGGAGCTGGGGAGCAAGAACCCGACGATCGTCACCGCGAGCGCCGATATAGCAAAAGCCGTCGAGGGCGTGGCCCGGGCGGCCTTCGGGTTTGCGGGACAGAAATGCAGCGCCACTTCCCGGGTCTACGTCCATTCGTCGGTTGCAGAAAGGTTCTTGCAGGCGCTCAGGGACCGGGCGGACCGGATGGAGATCGGCGACCCCCGGCGGCGGGAGGTCGCGTTCGGACCCCTGATCGACGACGATGCACGGCTGACATTCCAGAAGGCGGTCGAGGAGGCGCTCAGGGACGGCGGCAGGCTCGTTGCCGGCGGCGAGGTGCTCGAGGGCGGACTCTACGGCCGGGGCGTCTACGTCAGGCCCACGGTCATCGCCGATCTTGCGCACGGCCACCGCCTCTTTACAGAAGAACTCTTCGTCCCGATCCTCACCGTCGGCACTTTCGAGACCCTCGAAGAGGCACTCGCTCTTGCAAACGCAACGGATTACGGCCTGACGGCCGGGATATTTGCACAGGACCCGGCGGAGATCGGGTACTTCTTCGACCGGATCCGGTTCGGGGTCGTGTACGCCAACCGGCGCGGGGGGGCGACGACCGGGGCCTGGCCCGGCGCCCAGCCCTTCGGAGGCTGGAAAGCGAGCGGGTCGACGGGCAGGGGGGTAGGAGGGCCCCACTACCTCCTCTCGTTCGTCCGCGAGCAGGCGCAGACGCGGGTGACGGAACCGGCGGGCGGGGAATAA